Sequence from the Marinibacterium anthonyi genome:
GTTGCTGAACGTGCTGCGCGGCGACATGAGCCTTGTCGGGCCGCGCCCGTTCCCCGATTACCACCTGTCGGCGATGCCGCCCGAGTTCCGCGCCCGCCGCGCGACGGTCGTGCCGGGGCTGACCGGGCTCTGGCAGATATCCGAGCGCAGCGGCCTGGATCTCGACGGCCAGATGGAGCTCGACGATTTCTACATCGCCGGACGGTCCTTCTGGAGCGATCTGTCGATCTTCCTGCGCACCTTCGCGGCCGTGATCGGCCGGCGGGGCGCCTTTTGAGCGAACGCACCACGAAAGTACAGCACCACGTAAGTACAGCGGCCCGCGGGCCGAATATCGACCGGAGGAGGTCCAACATGATCGACATCAAGCGCATACTGGTTACGGGTGGATCGGGGTTCCTGGGCTCGTTCCTGTGCGACAGCCTGCTGGAGGACGGCCACGAGGTGCTGTGCGTCGACAATTTCCAGACCGGATCGCGGCGGAATATCGAGCATCTTCACGGGCATCCCCGGTTCGAGGTCATGCGCCATGACGTGACCATGCCGCTGCAGGTCGAGGTGGACGAGATCTGGAACCTCGCCTGTCCGGCGTCGCCCGTGCATTACCAGACCGATCCGGTCAAGACGGTGCGGACCAACGTTCTGGGCGCGATCAACATGCTGGACCTGGCGCGGCGGACCAAGTCGCGGATCTTTCAGGCGTCTACCAGCGAGGTCTATGGCGATCCCCGGGTGCATCCGCAGCCCGAAGGCTACTGGGGCCACGTCAACACGATCGGCCCGCGGTCGTGCTACGACGAGGGCAAGCGCTGTGCCGAGACGCTGTTCTTCGACTACGGGCGGCAATACGGGGTGAATTTTCGCATGGCGCGGATCTTCAATACCTACGGCCCGAGGATGAGCGAGAACGACGGGCGCGTCGTGTCGAACTTCATCGTGCAGGCGCTGAAGGGCGAGCCGCTGACGCTGTATGGCGACGGACAGCAGACCCGGTCGTTCTGCTATGTCGAGGACCTGATCCGGGGCTTCCGCGCCCTGATGGATACGTCCGACGGCGTGCAGCAGCCGGTGAACCTGGGCAATCCGGGGGAATTCACCATCCGCGAGCTGGCCGAGTTGGTGATCGGCCTGACGGGGTCCGGGTCGCGGATGGAATTCCGGCCCCTGCCCGGCGACGATCCGACCCAGCGCAAGCCCGATATCTCGCGCGCGCGCGAAACGCTGGGATGGGTGCCGGAGATCGAGTTGCGCGAGGGGCTGATGCGGACCATCGCGTATTTCGAGGACCGGCTGTCGAAGCGGACGGACCTGCGGATCGGGCGGGTGGACGGGGTGGAGCCGGCGTTCGTGTCGCGCGCCGCCCAGGCCGCGCGCGACGGGCAGGGTGAACGGGCCCGGGCATGAGGCTGCTGGTCTTCGCCCATCGGCTTGAGCTGGGCGGGACCCAGATCAACGCGATCGAGCTGGCGGCGCGGCTGCGCGACGCCCACGGGTTCGACGTGAAGGTCCACGCCACCGAAGGGCCGGCGCTGGGGCATCTGCGGGCCAGTGGGCTTGGCTGGGTGCCGGCGTCGGACGCCCGGTTTCACCCTTCCGTGCAGCGGATCCGGGGCCTGCGGGCGCTGGCCCGGGACTGGCGCCCGGACCTGGTTCATGCCTGGGACTGGTGGCAGGGGCTGGAGGCCTACGCGGGGCTTTACCTGCCGATGGGCGTGCCGCTGCTGATCAGCGACATGATGATGGATCTGACCCGCGCGATGCCCCGCGAGGTGCCGACGACCTTCGGGTTCCGGGGCCTGCGGGACAGGGCCGGGCGGGCGGGGTGGCGGCGGCCCTATCTGCTGGTGCCGCCGGTCGACACGGTGGCCAATGCGCCGGGGGTCAGCGACGGCCCGGCGTTTCGCCGGGCGCACGGAGTCGGCGGGGACGAGCTGTTGCTGGTCTCCGTCTCGCGGCTGTCGGAGGTGATGAAATCGGACCCGGTGGTGCGGGCGATCCGGGCGGTGGGGGCGCTTGGTGGCGACGTGCCGCTGAAGCTGCTGATCGTCGGCGACGGGGCGGCGCGGGAGCGCCTGCAGGCGCTGGCAGACAAGGCCAATGCCGGGCTGGGACGCAGGGCCGTGGTGCTGGCAGGCGCGATGGCCGATCCGCGTCCGGCCTATGCCGCCGCCGACGTGGTGCTGGGCATGGGTGGCTCGGCCCTGCGCGGGCTGGCCCATGCGAAGCCGGTGATCGTGCTGGGAGAGGCGGGCTTTGCCCGGATCTTTGCGCCCGACACTGCCGACGGCTTCGAGGAGACGGGCATGTTCGGCCGGGGCGACGGGACGGATGCGGCGCTGTTCGCGGCGCTTCGGATGCTGTCCGCGCGGGCGGATCTGCGGGACCGGCTTGGCCGGTTCGGGCGGCGCTTCGTCGTCGACCGGCACGGGCTGGACCGGGTCACTGACGACCTCGCCCGGATCTGCGCCGAGGCGCGGCAGGCCCGGCCCCCCGCATCGGTGTGCGCGGCGGACGCGGCGCGCACCGCTTTCTGGTACCTGCGCGAGCGGCGGTTCCGCGTCGCGTCGCGCGATGTGCGGGATCCGGCAACGCCGGGTCCTGTCCGGGCGGACCCGCTGCGTTCCTGACCGGGACGCGCAGGGATCCGTTCGGCGACTGGTAGCTTGAACCCAAGGCGGCTTGAACGATGGTCCGACGCTCCTTCTTCCTCTCCTTCGCCGACAAGGCCACGGGCCTTGTGCTGGCCCTGACGACCATGGCGATCGTGTCGCGGCTGATGACCCCGGCCCAGATCGGCCTGTTCCTTGTGGCCTCCAGCCTGGTGATCCTGGTCGAGGCGCTGCGGGATTTCGGTATCGCGTCGTTCCTGATCCAGGACCGCGACCTGACGCCGGAGGTGACCCGCTGCGCGGCCACGCTGATCGGGCTGATGTCGCTGGGGCTGGGCGCCGTCGTGGTGCTGGGCGCCGGGCTGGCGAGCGCCGTCTACGAGATGCCCGAACTTGGCCGGTTGATCCGCATCGCCGCGCTGGCCTTCCTGCTGGCACCGATCAGCAGCCCGCTGCTGGCCCTGATGAAACGCGACATGAACTTTGGCGCGGTCACGCGGATCGGGATTTCGGCGGCGGCGGTCAACGCGGGGGTCACCATCGGGCTGGCCCTGGCGGGGTTCGGGCCCGTCAGCTTTGCCTGGGGCGCGGTCATGGCGGCGGCCACCACCGCCGCCGGTGCGGTCTTTTGTCGGCCCGAATGGTGGATTTTCCGCCCGACGCTGCGCCACTGGCGGCGGATCCTGCCCTTTGGCGCCTGGACCACCGTCGTCACGCTTCTGGGGATGCTGTTCGACGCCACGCCCCGGCTGATCCTGGGCCGGGTGCTGGGCTTTGACGCGGTGGGGCTGCTGTCGCGGGCCGTTTCGCTGACGCAATTGCCCGAACGGGTGATCCTGGGCGCCGTGCCCCCCGTGGTGCTGCCCGCGTTGTCGCAGCGGGTCCGCGCGCGCCTGCCGATCGATACGCCCTACCTGCTGGGGATGTCGCTGATCACCGCGATCCAGTGGCCGGCGCTGGTGTGTCTGGCGCTGCTGTCCGATCCGATCGTGCGGCTGCTGCTGGGGCCGCAATGGCTGGAGGTCATTCCACTGGTCCGGATCACCGCACTGGCCGCGATGCTGCTGGCGCCGATCTACCTGACGTTCCCGGTTCTGGTGTCGGTCGGGCGGATGCGCGAGATGGCGCTGGTCAGCCTGGTGGCGCTGCCGGTGTCCATGGCGGCAGTGCTGATCGCCTCGCGGTTTGGGTTGACCGCCGTGGCCTGGAGCTTGTTTCCCGCCAACGCGGCGTATGTCCTGCCGCTGCTGGTGCTGGTGCAGCGCCACGTGGGGTTCCGGTGGGGCGAGCTGGCCGGGGTGGCGTTGCGCAGCGCGGTGGTGACGTCATGCGCCGGCATGATCCCGGCGGCGGTGCTGCTGGCGCAGGGCACCGGGCCGGGCCTGGCCGGCACCGCGCTGGCCGCCGCCGGGGCTGTCGCGGGATGGGGTGCGGGCCTGGCGCTGTCGGGGCATCCGTTGGGCGCCGAGATCGCGCGCCTGGGTGGCGCCGCCCGGGTGGGCGCGGCCATCCGCCCCCGCCCGGCGGCGCGCCGGTATCAGTGATCGTCCTCGTCGTCGGGCAGCACCTCGATATCGCTGTTGCCATTGGCCAGCTCGTTCAGCCGAAAGGCGGCCTGCGTCCGGTTGGTCGCCTTCAGCTTGCGCATGATGTTTCGGATGTGGACCTTGACGGTACTTTCGGCGAGGTTGAGTTCAAAGGCGATGGTCTTGTTCGCGTCGCCGCGCTGGAGTGCGCGCGCGACCGCCAGCTGCCGTTCGGTAAAATACCTTTCAAGTCCAGGTTTCGACGAGACCCGGCTTTTGAGCGCCTCGCGCAGGATCGCCATGCTGCTGCGCGGGATCACGACACTGTTGGACGACGGCGCGCGGATCGCTTCGATCAGCTCGTCAATGCCGGCATTGGGCGGGATGTAGCTGGACGCGCCGCAATCGATGGCGTCCAGGACGGCGAGGCTGTCGTCATTGCGCGAGATCACGATGACCTGGCGATTGCCGGTCTTGGCGATGAAATCCTGCAGCGCCTCCTTGACGTCAGGGTCCGAGATCTTCTGGTCGCCCAGGTTGTAGAGCACGATTTCGCGGATCTCGCTGTCGCTCTCGCCGTCCTGCCACTTGGCCGCGCTGGAAAACCGGCGCAATTCCACCTCTGGAAAGATGTGGTGGAGCAGGGCGGCCAGGACCTCGATTTCAAAAGGGTTTCCGGAGATCATTGAAATGATGCGCGGCGCCGATGACGGGTGGTCGCGTACGGTCCGAAATGAAGTGGAAATCACTTTGTCATTGCCGCTACTTTCCGCGGCTTTCTTGGTATCCGATTGCATTACTCTTTAACTCCAATCTAATTGCCGCGTGACGGGTCACGCGAAACAGGTGAGCTCTGTGCTCTGAAGATCCGGTCACGGCGGTAACGAAAACTGTACCTGGTCTGAGACGGCAACGGAGTGAAGCGATGCGCGCGCGGACCTACCCATGTCACAGGTCTTCAGTCGGCCCCGCCCGTGCCCAGCACGGCGTTTCACAGTCGAATTCAAGTGAAGCCGCGAATGCGGAAACTCGGGACGGGTTCCAAAGAATTAACACGGCGCAAGAGGCGTGCATTGATGGTTGACAATTACGTGGGAATTAATTGCGTTAAGATGGCGGCATGAAAAAGCATACGCGTGTGATCCCGATCGGGATGAGCGGCAACCTGCTGGAGCTTTTCGAAGCGCTCGAGGCCGGTTTCGACATCGCGGCGATCCTCGACGACGCGCCGCATCTGCAGGGCACCCGATTCCAGACCGTGCCGATCCTTCCATTGTCCGACAGGGGCGCGTTCGAAGACGCGGCGTTCCTGTGCCTGATCGGGTCGCCGGGAAGCTTCCGCAAGCGGGCCGCGCTGATCGAAGGCCTGGGACTGGGGGCGGATCGGTTCCTGACCTTCGCCCATCCCGAGGCCTCGGTGTCGCGCTTTGCCCGGCTGGGGCGGGGATGTGCGTTGAATGCCGGGGTTCTGGTCACCTCGAATGCCCGCATCGGGGACCATGTCCTGATCCTGCCCCGGACCACCGTCCACCATGATGTGGTCATCGGGGATTTCTCGATCGTGGGGGCCGGCGTGATCCTGGCCGGAGGCGTCCGGATCGGACGGGGCTGCTATGTTGCCAGTGGCAGCGTGATCCGGGATGGGATCAACATC
This genomic interval carries:
- a CDS encoding sugar transferase, PEP-CTERM/EpsH1 system associated, yielding MRLLVFAHRLELGGTQINAIELAARLRDAHGFDVKVHATEGPALGHLRASGLGWVPASDARFHPSVQRIRGLRALARDWRPDLVHAWDWWQGLEAYAGLYLPMGVPLLISDMMMDLTRAMPREVPTTFGFRGLRDRAGRAGWRRPYLLVPPVDTVANAPGVSDGPAFRRAHGVGGDELLLVSVSRLSEVMKSDPVVRAIRAVGALGGDVPLKLLIVGDGAARERLQALADKANAGLGRRAVVLAGAMADPRPAYAAADVVLGMGGSALRGLAHAKPVIVLGEAGFARIFAPDTADGFEETGMFGRGDGTDAALFAALRMLSARADLRDRLGRFGRRFVVDRHGLDRVTDDLARICAEARQARPPASVCAADAARTAFWYLRERRFRVASRDVRDPATPGPVRADPLRS
- a CDS encoding UDP-glucose 4-epimerase, with the protein product MIDIKRILVTGGSGFLGSFLCDSLLEDGHEVLCVDNFQTGSRRNIEHLHGHPRFEVMRHDVTMPLQVEVDEIWNLACPASPVHYQTDPVKTVRTNVLGAINMLDLARRTKSRIFQASTSEVYGDPRVHPQPEGYWGHVNTIGPRSCYDEGKRCAETLFFDYGRQYGVNFRMARIFNTYGPRMSENDGRVVSNFIVQALKGEPLTLYGDGQQTRSFCYVEDLIRGFRALMDTSDGVQQPVNLGNPGEFTIRELAELVIGLTGSGSRMEFRPLPGDDPTQRKPDISRARETLGWVPEIELREGLMRTIAYFEDRLSKRTDLRIGRVDGVEPAFVSRAAQAARDGQGERARA
- the epsM gene encoding Putative acetyltransferase EpsM, translating into MKKHTRVIPIGMSGNLLELFEALEAGFDIAAILDDAPHLQGTRFQTVPILPLSDRGAFEDAAFLCLIGSPGSFRKRAALIEGLGLGADRFLTFAHPEASVSRFARLGRGCALNAGVLVTSNARIGDHVLILPRTTVHHDVVIGDFSIVGAGVILAGGVRIGRGCYVASGSVIRDGINIGDGAMVGLGSVVVRDVPAGAVVAGNPARPLKDRTGHAA
- the degU_6 gene encoding Protease production enhancer protein encodes the protein MQSDTKKAAESSGNDKVISTSFRTVRDHPSSAPRIISMISGNPFEIEVLAALLHHIFPEVELRRFSSAAKWQDGESDSEIREIVLYNLGDQKISDPDVKEALQDFIAKTGNRQVIVISRNDDSLAVLDAIDCGASSYIPPNAGIDELIEAIRAPSSNSVVIPRSSMAILREALKSRVSSKPGLERYFTERQLAVARALQRGDANKTIAFELNLAESTVKVHIRNIMRKLKATNRTQAAFRLNELANGNSDIEVLPDDEDDH
- the wzxC_2 gene encoding Lipopolysaccharide biosynthesis protein WzxC; the encoded protein is MVRRSFFLSFADKATGLVLALTTMAIVSRLMTPAQIGLFLVASSLVILVEALRDFGIASFLIQDRDLTPEVTRCAATLIGLMSLGLGAVVVLGAGLASAVYEMPELGRLIRIAALAFLLAPISSPLLALMKRDMNFGAVTRIGISAAAVNAGVTIGLALAGFGPVSFAWGAVMAAATTAAGAVFCRPEWWIFRPTLRHWRRILPFGAWTTVVTLLGMLFDATPRLILGRVLGFDAVGLLSRAVSLTQLPERVILGAVPPVVLPALSQRVRARLPIDTPYLLGMSLITAIQWPALVCLALLSDPIVRLLLGPQWLEVIPLVRITALAAMLLAPIYLTFPVLVSVGRMREMALVSLVALPVSMAAVLIASRFGLTAVAWSLFPANAAYVLPLLVLVQRHVGFRWGELAGVALRSAVVTSCAGMIPAAVLLAQGTGPGLAGTALAAAGAVAGWGAGLALSGHPLGAEIARLGGAARVGAAIRPRPAARRYQ